CGGGTCGAAGCCTACCTGGGTCCGGCCTGCGCCCTGCACCACGAGGCCAAGCCTTCACGGGAGACGCCATGAGCTTCATATCGAAACCGCTGGACAGCGTCGCGGGCTGGAGCGTGCGCCGCAAAATGGACATTCTCCTGGCGTTCGTGCTCGTCCTCCCGCCCCTGGCCGTACTTCTCCTGGCCCAGGCCGCGGATCACCGACTGCTGAACGCCGCGCTCGTGGCCATGCTGGCCGCCTCCGTGATCCTGTTCATGCCGCTCTCGGCCCTGCTGAGCCATCTGCTCGCCCTGCGCAACATCAACCAGCTCAACACCCAGTGCCTGCGGCTCAAGGAAGGGCGCTACACCCCGGAAAACCTGCCCCCGGAACAGGACGAGGAACACGACTTCCTGCGCCTCAAGCGCAACCTGCACGGGCTCGGCCTGGCCATCCAAAGCCGGGAACGCAGGCTCTCCCAGGCCATCGACAACCTGGCCGACGCCAGGCGCAGGATTGAGGAGAGCATCGAATACGCGGGGCTCATCCAGCGGGCCTTTCTTCCCGGAGCGGACGCCTTCGCGCCGCTGACGCGCGACCATTTCCTGCTCTGGAGCCAGCGCGACGGCGTGGGCGGGGACGCCTGCTGGATCAGGCCCTTTCCGGGCGGATTCCTCGCGGCGGTCATCGACTGCACCGGCCACGGCGTGCCCGGAGCCTTCATGACCCTCATCGTCCATTCCCTGTTCGACAAGGCCGCGCGCGAGGGCCGCGACTCCCCCGCCGCCCTGCTCTCGCGCGTGAACGCCCTCATCAAGGAGTCCCTGGGCCAGACCGGACGCGGCGCGACTTCCGACGACGGCATGGACTGCGCCGTCTGCCGGATCGAGTCCGCTGCCGGACGGCTGACTTACGCCGGGGCCAGGATCCCCCTTCTTGTCCTGAACGCCGGAGAGGTCGAGGTGCTCCGGGGCGACCCCCTGGGCGCCGGATACGTGCGCACCCCGGCGGACCACCGCTTCAGCGAACGGAAAATCGCCCTGGTCCCGGGGCAACGTTTCTACCTGGCCACCGACGGACTCGCGGACACGGTGGGCGGCCCCAAACGCCTGCCCTTCGGCCGCGGCCGGTTCATCCGCTTCATCCTGGAGCAGGCGGGCGTCCCCCTGGCCGACCAGGCCGAGGCCTTGGAGCGCCACCTGTCGGAATACCGGGGCGGCGAGCCCCGGCGGGACGATCTCACGGTTCTCGGATTTGAAGTCGAGGCAAGGAGCTGATCCCATGACCCCAGCCATGTTCGAGGACTATGAGAAATTCCGCCGTGACGGCGTGATGCTCTATTTCAACGGCCCCGTGTCCCAGGCCGTCCTGGAGGGAATCGCGGACATCATGCGCCGGAGGATGGATTCGGAGGATACGGAGCGGGCCGTGGCCCGCAAGGTTTTCGCCCTCCTGGTGGAGCAGATGCAGAACATCGTGCGCTACTCCTGTGAACGGGCCGCCCTTGAAGGCGGCGAAGGGGAATTCGCCCAGGGGCAGGTGGTCGTGGGCCGCGAAGCCGACGGCAGCTTCTTCGTGGCCAGCGGAAACAGAATCCGCGCCGGGGATGGCCGCAGGCTCTCGGAGCGCCTCCTTCGCGTCCAGGGAATGAACCGGCCCGATCTCAAGGCCTACTACCGGGAATGCCGCCGGGCCGGACCGGACGCGGAGTCCGCCGGGGCCGGTCTGGGCTTCATCGAAATGGCCCGCCACGCGGCGAAACCACTGGATTTCGCCATCGTGCCCGTGGACCGGGACACTTCCTTCTTTTCCGTGAAAGCCACCGCTTGAGGGGGGAACGCATCATGACCGCGCTGACCGTGCAGGGAACCAAATCCTCTCCGCACATCCACTTCGATCCCGTGACCAGGGTGCTGGAAATCCGGGGCGAGTCCTATCCTGAAAACTGTTCGCGATTCTACGGCCCGGTCTTCGACTGGCTGCGCGATTTCCTGGCCGTCACCGGCGACGGCGTCGAACTGAACATGGAGATCGTCTACTTCAACAGCTCCACCTCCAAAACCTTTCTCGACCTCTTCGACCTCCTGGACCATGAGGCGGGCAAGGGCCGGGAGATCGTGATCAACTGGCGCTACCACGGCGAGAACGAGACGGCCCAGGAATGCGGGGAGGAATTCATGGAAGAGGTCCGCAACGTGCGCTTCAATCTGGTGGAGATCGCCAATTGAACGCAGGGCCGTGTCGAGAATCCAAATCAAGAAGGAAAGAGAGAATCATTTCATGAAATTGCCGTCAGTCCAACAATAACGCAAAAGGACAGCATGACTTCCCCCACGATCCTTATCCGCCATTCCATCCCCGGCCGCGTGCGCCTGCAGGCGCGCGCCCTGCGCCGCGACGCGGCCGCGGCCGGCCGTCTGGAGCTCGCCCTCGGCGGCATGGACGGCGTGCTGGCCGTCCGCTGCAACATGGCCTGCGGCAGCATGGTCGTCCGCTTCGACGAGGACCGGCTGGACCGGTCCGCAGTGCTTCGAAGGGCCGAAGACATCCTCTCCGACGGCCGCCACCCGCGCCCTGGCCGGCTCCCGGCCTGCGCCTCCGAACTCTGCTCCGGCCGGGCCTGCGAGGCCACCCGCATGGGCTGCGACCCCGTGCGCCCGGCGACACGCCGGTTCGCCCTGGTCAGCGCCGTCATGGGCGTGGTGGGGCTGCGCAAACTCCTGGGCCTGGCCGTGTCCGGGGCGGCGCTGAGTCCCCTGGGCCTGGCCGCAGCGCTCGTCTCCGTGCCCTTGTTCCGGCAGGCCGCGCGACAGGCCCGCCAAAAACGCTTCACCCTGGAGTCGTTCCTGGGCGCGGGCTGCATGGCCGCCGTCGTGACGGGCGAAGCGCTCACCGCCTTCGAGATTCTCTGGATCCACTCCGGGGCCGAGTTGCTCAAGGCCTGGATCACGGAACGGTCGCGCCGTTCCATCGCCGGCATCCTGCGCCTGAGCGGGCATCACACCTTCATCCTGGTCGACGGCGTGGAGGTGGAGGCCGAGGTGGACAGCCTGCGGCCCGGGGACGTGGTGGTCCTGCACACCGGCGAGAAGGTCTGCGTGGACGGCGAGGTGGAGAGCGGCGAGGCCCTGCTGGACGAATCCCCCATCACCGGGCGGGCCGACCACGTGCTGCGCAAGCCCGGAGACCGCGTCCTGGCCGGAACCTTCGTGCGCCAGGGCGTGATCCGCGTGCGCGCCAGGGATGTGGGGGACGGCACCTACCTCGCCCGCATCCTGCGCCAGGTGGAGGATTCCCTGGAAAACCGCGCGCCCATCGAAGGCGTGGCCGACCGCCTGGCCTCGCGGCTGGTCCGCCTGGGATTCCTGGCCACGGGCGCCACCTGGATCTTCACCGGCAGCGCATGGCGGGCCTTCTCCGTGATGCTCGTCATGGCCTGCCCGTGCGCCACCGTCCTCGCGGCCTCCACGGCCATCAGCGCGGCCATCGCCTCCGCCGCCCGGCGCAACATCCTGATCAAGGGCGGCCGCCATCTGGAGGAGATCGGCCGCATGGACACGGCCTGTTTCGACAAGACCGGCACCCTCACCGGCATGGAGCCGGTGCTGACCCGCATCCTGCCCCTGGACGGGACGGAAGAAGAGGCCCTGCTGCGCATGGCCGTGTCCGTGGAGGCGCACAACCATCACCCCTTGGCCCAGGCCGTCAAGGCCGAGGCCGCGCGCCGGGGGATCGCGGCCACGCCCCACTCGGTCTGCGACTACACCCTCGGCATGGGCATGCGCGCCGAGGTGGGGGGATCGGTCATCCTGGTGGGCAACGGCCGCCTCATGGAGCGCCACGACGTGCCCCTGGCCGACGCCCGGAGCCGGGCCCGGGAGCTGCGCCGGGACGGCCATACCGTGCTCTACATGGCCCGCGACGCCGAGGTGCTCGGCCTGCTGGCCTTCGACAACCGCATCCGGCCGGAAAGCGCGCGGGTGCTGGCGGCCTTGCGCCGCAACGGCGTGAAGCGCGTGGTCCTGATCACCGGCGACGAGGCCGGCGCGGCGCGCGGCCTGGCCCGAAAGCTCGACATTCCGGAGCACCACGCGGCGCTCCTGCCCGAGGACAAGGCCGCATTGGTGCGGGACCTGCGCGACCAGGGGGCCCGCGTGCTCATGGTCGGCGACGGCATCAACGACGCCCTGGCCCTGGCCGAGGCCGACGTGGGCGTGGCCATGGGCGTGGGCGGCTCCGAGGCGGCCGTGGAGGCGGCCGACATCGCCCTGGTGGACGACGGGCTGGACGGCCTGGCCTACGTCCAGGACCTGAGCAAAAAGACGCTGCGCGTGGTGCGCCAGAATTTCTGGATCGCCACGGGCTCGAACCTGGCGGGCGTGGCCCTGGGGGCCGCCGGGCTGCTTTCGCCCGTGGCGGCCGGGCTCCTGCACATCGTCCATTCCCTGGGCGTGCTGGCGAATTCCTCGCGCCTTCTGCGCGCCCAATCCCTTCCCCCCATGATCGAGGAGAAGCCGTGATGGATTTCCAGCTGCTCATGGAACTCAGGGAGCACCTGAGCGTGGCCCACCACGTCCGGGGCCGGATCCGGCTGCGCTTCAGCCTGGGCCTGCTGACCGACGGCCGGGCGATGGGCCTGCTGGCCTCGGCCAAGGGCGCGCCCCTGCCCGCCGCGGTGCGGGGGGTGCGGCTGAACGTGGCGGCCCGCTCCGTGGTGCTCGAATACGATCCCGAAATCGTCCAGCCCCGGGTTCTTGAGGAAGTTCTGACCACCGACGACGAGAACCGGTTCAGGGTACTGGCGGAAGAACTGAAAACGCTTGCTCCGCAAGCATGACGCAAGGAGGTTGACGGCATGGAAGAGAATGGACGCGCTGAAATGGCCGACGCGGGACGCGCACCCGAAGACGGCGGCATGTACCGCTATGTGAAGGGGGCAGGCTTCGTCCCGGCGGACTCGCCCGAAGCCTGGGGCCAGGGGCAATCCCAAAGCCAGGGACAGGGTCGGGGCCAGGGCCAGGGACGCCCCGAGGGAACCGAGCCCAAATACGACCAGAACCGTTTCGGCGAGGTCTACGGCATGTTCAGCGACGCGGTGAACGGCAAGGCCGATCCGGGCAAGATCCTGGGCTTCCTCCAGGCCTCTGGCGAGGATTTCTGGAAGGGGGCCCTGGTGGGCGCGGCCGCCGTGTTCCTGCTCAACAACAGCGCGGTCAAGGGCGCCCTGGCCGGAACCTTCGGCGCCATGTTCGGCGCGGCCTCGGAAGAGGCTCCCGCCAAGACCAAGGCCGCCGCGAAGAAATAGGAGGACTCCATGAGCAAGCTCGCGATCATGAGAAAACGCATGCTCGGCGCGGCCACGGTCGGCGCCGTGATGGTGGGCGCGGTGGCCGGGGGCGTGGACGCCGCGGCCCGCGACATCCGCAAGGTCAAGAACGGCGAGATGAGCCGCCGGGACGCGGCCGCGGACGTGGCCCGCGAGGCCGGGACGACCGGGCTCGCCACCGGGGCCGCGGTGGCCGTGGTGGGAGCCCTGGGCCTGGGCGGAGTGCTCTCCGTGCTGGGCGTGGCCGCCATGGCCACGGGCGCCAAGTATCTCCTGGATTCGGCCGTGGACAAGGCCGCCCGGACGGCGAAACCCGCCGCGACGCCCAAGGCCGCTCTGGCCCCTTCCCGCTCGAAGACCGCTCCGGCCCCGAAGGCCCGGAAGGCCAAGAGCGTGAAGGCCAAATCCAAGGCCGCTCCGGCCAAGGCCGCGATCCCCCCCGCCGAATAACCGCAACCACACGAGGAACGAATCATGAGCGAACACGCCACCCCGTCCGTCGGCGGCGCGCCCCAGCCCGCCCAACCCCAAGCCGAGTCCGCCGCCTCCCCGGGCTCCTGGTTCAACGTCTCGAATCCCGGCTACCTCAAGGGACTGCTCCTGGGCGCGGGCGTGGCCCTGGTGGCCACCAACCCCACCGTGCAGAAGGCCGTGATCTCCGGCGCGGTGCGGCTCTGGGCCGCCGTTCAAGGCGGCGTCGAGGAGATCAAGGAACAGATCCAGGACGCCAAGGCCGAGTTGAGCCAGGAGGGTTAGTCCCGTGCCGGCGACGATGAAGAAGCCGCCGCGAACCGGAACCGCCGGGGGGAGCCTCTCCTCCCGGCGGGCCCTGGCCAAGGCGGGCATGACGGTGAGCCTGGGCCTGCTCCTGGTCACGGCCTTCACCGGAACCAGGCGGCGCACCCTCTCCCGGGCGGTGCATCTCTGGTCCGGCGCGGCCCTGGCGGGGTTCTCCCTCTGGCATCACGCACTCTATCCGGCGAAGGCCAAGCGGAAGGAGCCGTCGTGACCCGGGAGCGGCCCAGTCTCCGGCGCGTGAGCGTGATCCACGAACTGCCCGGCCGCCTGCGGCTGCGGGCTCGTATCCTGGCCGACCCGTCCCTGGACCGGGCCTACCTGGAGGCCCTGCTGGGCGGCCTGCCCGGGGTGCGCTCCGCGCGGGTCAACGAGCGCGCCGCGAGCCTCGTGCTGGAGTACGACGGGAAGAAGGCCACCCGCCGGAAGGTCCTGGACCTCCTGGGGCGCATCCCGGACGAGGCCTTCCTGCCCGAACGCGAGGAGGAACGGGAGATCGCCCTGCCCGCCGTGCTGGGCCAGGCCCTGGCCGCCTGCGCCACGCCCTTCCTTCCCGGTTGGTCGCGCGCGCCCCTGGGCTGGCTCCTGGGCCTGCCGACCATCCTGGCGGGCCTGGGCACGCTCCTGAACCGGGGGGTCAAGGTCGAGGTCCTGGACGCCGCGGCGGTGGCCTTCTCGCTCCTGCGGCGCGACCACTTCACGGCCAATGCCGTGGTGGCCATGCTCGGCCTGGGCTCCTGGCTGGAGCAGTGGACCCGGAAGAAATCCGACCAGTTGCTCAAGAACCTTCTCCGGCCCCAGGTGGAGACCGTCTTCGTGGAACGCGACGCCCGGGAGGTGCGGCTGCCCTTCGACGAGCTGCGCGTCGGCGACATCGTGGTCTGCGGCGCGGGCGAGCTGGTTCCGGTGGACGGGATCGTGGTGGACGGCGAGGCGGCCGTGAACCGCGCCTCGATCACCGGCGAATCCCTGCCGGTCCACACGGCCCTGGGCTCGGACGTGCTCTCGGGCTCGCTGGTGGAGGAGGGCCGCATCAAGATCGCGGCCCGGACCGTCGGCGCGGAGACGAGCATGGCCCGCATCGGCCGCTTCCTGGAGAACTCCCTGCGCAACAAGTCCGCCTCCCAGAAACGCAATGACGACCTGGCCGACCGGCTGGTTCCGGTGACGTTCGCCCTGGGGCTGGCGCTCTTCGCCCTGACCCGGGACGTGCGCCGGGCCGCGGCGGTGCTCACCGTGGACTACTCCTGCGCCCTGAAGCTGGCCGCGCCCGTGGCGGTCAAGTCCGGGATGCACGCGGCCGGGCACTGCGGAGTGCTGCTCAAGGGCGGCCAGGCCCTGGACAACCTCGCCGGAGTCGACACCATCGTCTTCGACAAGACCGGCACCCTGACCCTGGGCGACCTGCGGCTCACGGATGTCCTGCCCCTGGACGGAGGCGACCCCGAGGAACTGCTGGCGCTGGCCGCCGGGGCCGAGGAGCACTATTCCCATCCCGTGGCCCGGGCCGTGGTCCGCGAGGCGAGGACGCGCGGCCTGGAGCTGCCGCCCATCTCCCAGGTGGACTTCATCGTGGCCCACGGCGTCTCGGCCTTCGTGGAGGGACGCCGCGTGCTCGTGGGCAGCCGCCATTTCCTGGAAGAGGACGAGGGCGTGCCCTGCTCCGCCGCCGACGCCAGTGAAAAACGGCTGCGCTCCCAGGGCAAGTCCCTGCTCTATCTGGCCCGCGACGGCCGCCTCCAGGGGCTTCTGGCCCTGCGCGACGAACCGCGCCCGGAAGCGGCCGAGGCCCTGGAGATGCTCCGCGCCCGGGGAATCAGCAGGGTCGTCATGCTCACCGGCGACCACCGCGAGACCGCCGAGGCCATCGCCGCGCGCCTGGGCCACGTGGACGAACTGCATGCCGAACTCAAGCCCGAGGACAAGGCCCTCATCGTGCGGCGGCTCCAGACCGAGGGCCGCTTCCTGGCCTTCGCCGGGGACGGGGTGAACGACGCCCCGGCCCTGCTCTCGGCGGACGTGGGCGTGTGCATGCCCGGAGGCGCGGACCTGGCCCGGGAGTCGGCCCAGGTGGTCCTGCTGGAGGACGACCTGCGCGCGCTGGCCGTGGCCCGGGACATCGCCGCGCGCACCCGGTCCGTGCTGTCCGACACCTTCAAGGCCACCGTGGGCTTCAACTCCGCCGTGCTCCTGCTGGCATCGGGCGGCCGCCTCTCTCCCGTGGCCTCGGCCCTGCTCCACAACGCCTGCACCCTCGGCATCGTCGGCTACGCGGCCCTGGCGGGAGGAGGCAAGCCCGCATCGGCCGCCGCCTTCCAGCGGCCCGCCCCCGGCGGGGAGGTTTCCTAGCATGCTGCTCAACCTGCTTCAGGCCCCGGCCCAGACGCCGCTGCTCATCGTCCGCGTGGCCGACCCCCAACTGGAGGGCCGGCTGGCCCGCATGGGCATCTTCCCCGGCAGCCAGGTGGAGCTGCTGGACGAGGAGGTGGCCCTGCACACCGTCCGGGTGCGCGGCCCCAGGGGGGAGATCCTGCTGGGCGGCGGAATGGGGGGCAAGGTGGTCATCCATCTCGACGACGGCGGCATGCGGCCGCTGACCGAACTTTCGCCGGGCGACACCGGGCACATCGAGGCGGTCACGGCCGGGGAAAGCCTGACCGAGACGCTGCGCGCCCTGGGGCTGGACGACGGCGACCGCATTGAGATGATCCGGGCCCTCCCGCCCATGGAATATGTGGCGGAGGTGCGCGGCCGAGGCCGGGTGCGCCTGGCCGAGGGCATGGCCGCGAAAATCCTCGGCCGCATGGGCGGCCTGGAATGCCAATTCGCCAACGCCCAGGCCGGCAAGGACTTCATGGTCACCCGCCTGTTGGGCGGCGGCCGCGCCAAGCGCGCCATCGCCGCCCTGGACATCAGCCCCGGGGATGTGCTGCGTCTGGAATACGTGGCCAAGGCTCCCAGCTACCGCTTGTCCGGCGGCGACCGCGTCGTCCTGGTCAGCCGGGAAGGATTGCGCCTCTTTCTGCGCCGCGACCAGGCCGAGCTTCTGGTGGTGCAGACGCTGAACAACGAGGAGAAAACCCCTTGAAGATGGCCCGCGAAGTGTTTCTCGATTACCTGCGCGAAAAGGGAATGAGCATGACGCCCCAGCGCGCCACCATCGTCGAGACGTTCCTGGAAACCGAGGGGCACTTCTCCTCGGAGCAGTTCTTCGCCAAGGTCCGCCAGGCGGACCCGGCCATCGGGCAGGCCACGGTCTACCGCACCCTCAAGCTCCTGGTGGATTCCGGGCTGGCCGAGGCCTTCAACAGCGGCCAGGGCGCCCTGCTCTACGAGCACGGCTACGGCCACGCCCACCACGACCACCTCATCTGCCTGCGCTGCGGCCTGAAGATGGAGATCGTGGACCAGGAGATCGAACGCCGCCAGGAGCTTCTGGCCCGCGACCACGGCTTCGAACTGACCAGCCACGGGATGATCCTCTACGGCTTCTGCCCCGACTGCCACGGCAAGGAGTGAAGCCGTGGGGGAAAAGATCGCGGCGCGGCCCCGGCTGATCCACGCGACCTCGCGGCGGTTGCGCCTGCGCTGGTCGACGCTGCTCCATCCGGCCCTCGACCCGGACTACCTGGAGGCCTGGCTGGAGCAGTTGCCCGGGGTGACCGCCGCGAGGGTCAATCCCCGCGCCGCCTGCCTGGTGCTGACGCATGACGGGCGTCCAGGCCTCCTCGACGACATGCGCGCGGCCCTGGCCGACGTTCCCGCCGCGGCCTTTTCCCGCCCGGCCCCGGCCCGGCCCCGCCGCCGCCTTCTGGATGTCGCGGCGCACTTGGCGACCGCGCTGGCCCTCCGCCTGCTCCCGCCGGGCCTGGGGCTGGCCGGAGCCGCGCTGCTGGGGGTTCCCGCCATCCTGCGGGGCCTGGACATCCTGCTCACACGCGGCATAAAGGCCCCGGTCCTGGACATGGCCACCATCGGGTTCTCCCTTCTGCGCGGCGACGCCTCGGCCGCCGCGGGCATCTCCTCCATGGTGGTCATCGGCGAATACCTGCGCCAGACCACCGAGGACCGCTCCAACGGCCTGCTCAAAAGCCTGCTGGCGCCGCCCGTGGAACGGGTGAGGGTGGAGCGTCCCGACGGCCGCGAGGAGACCGTGCCCTTCGCGGAGGTCCGCGAAGGCGATCTGGTGCTCTGCGGACCAGGCGAGACGCTGGCCGTGGACGGCGTGGTGGAGCGCGGCCGGGCGCTCTTGAGCACAAGCGCCATCACCGGCGAAGCCGCGCCGGAGGAAGCGTCCGAGGGACGGTCCGTCCTTTCCGGCTCTTTGGTGGCCGACGGCCGCCTGGGCGTGCGCGCATCCCGGGACGCGGGCGAAAGCTCCATGGCGCGCATCGCCGGATTCATGAAGCGGACCCTGGCGGAAAAATCTCCTTGCGAACGCCTGAGCGACCGCATGGCCGACCGGCTGACGCTCCTCACCCTGGGAATGGGGGCGGCGCTCTACGCGGCCACCGGCGATGCCGGGCGGGCGCTCTCGGCCCTCACCGTGGACTACGTCTGCTCCGTGAAGCTGCCCGCGCCCGTTGTGACCAAGGCCACCATGTACGCCGCCGCCAAGCGCGGCGTGCTCGTCAAGAGCGGCACCGCGCTGGACGCCCTGGCCCGGGCGCGGGTGATGGTCTTCGACAAGACCGGAACCCTGACCCGGGGGGAACCGGAAGTCAAGGATTTGCGCGTCCTGTCCGGGGTGGATCCGAACCGGCTTCTGCTCTTGGCGGCGTCGGCCGAGGAGCGCTGGGGACATCCGGCGGGCCGCGCCCTGATCAACGCCGCCCGGAAGCGGGGCCTGGCCCTTCTCCCCGCCCGGGACACGGACTGCGCCGCGGCTCAGGGCGTGGCCGCCGTGGTGGACGGCGTGGCGGTGCGGGCTGGCAGCGGCCTTTTTCTCAAACAAGGCGGAATTTCGTGCGCCCCCCTGGAGCATTGGGCCGGGGAAATGGGCCGCCGGGGCGACAGCCTCGTCTTCGTGGCTCTCGACGGCCGCCCGGCCGGGGTTCTGGGCCTGCGGGACGGCCTGCGCCCCGAGGCCACCGGCGTTCTGGCCGGATTGCGGAAACGCGGCGTGGAGCGGATCGTGGTCCTCACCGGCGATCGCAAGGAAGCGGCCGACGCCCTTCTGGGCGGACTGGAGGGCCTGGACGAGGTGCGCGCGGGCCTGGGGCCGGAGGACAAGGCCCGAATCGTGGCCGGGTTGCGCGCCGAAGGACGCGGCGTGGCGGTGGTGGGCGAGGGGCTCAATGACGCCCCGGCGCTGCTGGCCGGCGACGTGGGCGTGTGTCTGGCCGGTCAGTCCGGGCTCACCCGGGAATCGGCCGGAATCGTCCTCCTGCGCCAGGACCTCCGGGGCCTGCTCGCCGCCCGCGATCTGGCGGTCCGGGCCGGAAACATGCTCCGGGGGTGCTTCACCACGGGCCTGGCCGTGAACACGGGGCTGCTCCTGGCCGCCGGAGCCGGACGTCTCTCGCCGGTGTCGGCGGCCGCCCTGCACAACGGCAACACCTTCACCCTGCTCGGGCTGGCGGCCTGGGCCTGCGGCCGGGACATGAACGGCGGCTGAGCGGAATCCCCCGTCCTCGCCGGAAGACGGGGGATCGCGGGTCAGGCCTTCGCCTTGGCCTTGCCCTTCACGGCGGGCTTGCGGGCCTCATCGGCCAGGGACCGGAGGCCCTTGCGGACCTCGGCCGTCTTCCCGCCGACCCAATCGGCGGCCTTCATGCCGCCGCGAACGGCTCCCACCATGACCGGCCGCAGGGCCTCCGAACGGGCCGCGGCGCAGACCGCCATACCCAGCAGGGCCACCCCGGCGGCGGCGACGGTGACACAACGCAGATGCAGACTCATGGCGCACCTCCCTCGGCTTTCGCCAGCCTGCCCCATGTCTGCTTCAGATCGCCCTTCCGGGTCAAACGGTGAAAAGCGTTTTCAGTTTTTCTTCCCCGCCTCCGCCGCGCAGCGCGGGCACAGGCCGACCAGTTGCGAACGGCAGCGGTGCAGCACGAACCCCTCCTGACGGGCGGCGACCTCCTGCATCCCCTCCAGATACGGACTGCTCACGGCCACCCGCCGCCCGCAGCGTTCACAGATGAGGTGACAGCAGCATCCATCCACCGCCTCATAGAGCGCCGTCCCGGAATTCAACTGGATGCGCCGGGCCAGACCGGCCCGCAGCATATGCCCGAGCGCCCGGTACAAGGTGGAAAGGCTGATGCCGTTCTCGTCGCCTCCCACCTCCGCCAGAAGTCCCTCGGCGCTTACGGGACCAGGCAGTTCAAGGAAGACCCCGAGGATCTTCTCACGTTGCGGCGTGAGCTTGAGATTATTGGCTTCCAGGTACTCCTTGAGTTGCTCCCGCGCCTCCATCGTTCCTCCACACGCTCCATGCCGACGATCACCGCCGGCGTTGCGACTATTCTCATCCAGGCGGCGGATTATCCGCGCTTCTCCGTAGCCCGATGACACCACTATCAACTCTTTCTTTTTATTGACACTTTTTGCGTCGAAGTTTAGTCATGATAAAGAAAATCATTTTCAATATCAACTCAATCCCGGGAGTGAAAGAAAGAGCAATGGACCAAAACAGGACGTTGCGGAACCTCGGCCCAGGCGAAAGCGCCCTGGTGATCGCGATCGACGGAGGCCGCATGGCCACCATGAGGCTGGAAGACCTGGGCATCCTCCCCGGAGTCGAGATCAGCGTATTGGCCAATGCCGCCGGCCCCCTGCTCGTCTCGGTGGGGGAATCACGGGTCATCGTGGAGCGGGGCATCGCCGACAAGGTCCGGGTGATCTGAGCCCGGGCCCATGAAACAGAGGAGAAGCGAATGACTCTCAACGAAATGTCGCCCGGCGCGGCCTGCGTCATCAAGGACATGACCGCCGACGGCGCCCTGGGACAACGGCTCATGGATCTCGGTTTCTACCCCGGAGCCGGTGTCCGCGTGGTGCGCAACGCCCCCCTCGTGGACCCGGTGGAGTTGGAGTTGGAAGGCTATCACGTCAGCATCCGGCACGACGAAGCCCGACACGTGGAGGTTCACGAGGCATGAGCCGGAACATTCTCGCCGCCCTGGCCGGCCAGCCCAATTGCGGCAAATCGACGATCTTCAACATGCTCACCGGCGCACGCCAGCACGTCGCCAACTATCCCGGCGTCACCGTGGAGAAGAAAACCGGCCGCCTCCAGACCGGCGAACTGCGGGTCGAGCTGGTGGACCTGCCAGGCACCTACAGCCTGACCTCCTATTCCCTGGAGGAGCGGGTTTCCCGGGATTTCCTGCTGCACGACCGCCCGCGCGTGGTCATCAACGTGGCCGACGCCTCGAACCTGAAACGCAGCCTCTACCTGACCCTGCAGTTGCTGGAGATGGATGCGCCCCTGGTGCTCAACCTGAACATGATGGACGTGGCCCGACGCAGAGGGATTTCCATCGACGAGAAGGGGTTGTCGGAGCATCTCGGCGTACCGGTGGCGCCCACGGTGGGCAAAAAGAGGGAAGGGGCGGCGCGGCTGCGCGAAGCCTTGGGCCTGGCCGCCGGAGGATGTTGGGAAAGCACCCCGTTCAAGGTGCAGTACGGGCCGCTGGAGCCCTTCATCGCCGCGCTTGAGGACAGGCTGTCGGCTGACGAAAAGCTGGGCGCGATGTACCCGCCCCGCTGGCTGGCGGTCAAACTGCTGGAGGGCGACGCCGAAGCCGGGGCCCTGCTGCGCGAACACGGTGAAGACGCGCCCGGGTTGCTGGCCGAGGC
Above is a genomic segment from Desulfovibrio aminophilus containing:
- a CDS encoding heavy metal translocating P-type ATPase, yielding MTRERPSLRRVSVIHELPGRLRLRARILADPSLDRAYLEALLGGLPGVRSARVNERAASLVLEYDGKKATRRKVLDLLGRIPDEAFLPEREEEREIALPAVLGQALAACATPFLPGWSRAPLGWLLGLPTILAGLGTLLNRGVKVEVLDAAAVAFSLLRRDHFTANAVVAMLGLGSWLEQWTRKKSDQLLKNLLRPQVETVFVERDAREVRLPFDELRVGDIVVCGAGELVPVDGIVVDGEAAVNRASITGESLPVHTALGSDVLSGSLVEEGRIKIAARTVGAETSMARIGRFLENSLRNKSASQKRNDDLADRLVPVTFALGLALFALTRDVRRAAAVLTVDYSCALKLAAPVAVKSGMHAAGHCGVLLKGGQALDNLAGVDTIVFDKTGTLTLGDLRLTDVLPLDGGDPEELLALAAGAEEHYSHPVARAVVREARTRGLELPPISQVDFIVAHGVSAFVEGRRVLVGSRHFLEEDEGVPCSAADASEKRLRSQGKSLLYLARDGRLQGLLALRDEPRPEAAEALEMLRARGISRVVMLTGDHRETAEAIAARLGHVDELHAELKPEDKALIVRRLQTEGRFLAFAGDGVNDAPALLSADVGVCMPGGADLARESAQVVLLEDDLRALAVARDIAARTRSVLSDTFKATVGFNSAVLLLASGGRLSPVASALLHNACTLGIVGYAALAGGGKPASAAAFQRPAPGGEVS
- a CDS encoding ferrous iron transport protein A, which produces MLLNLLQAPAQTPLLIVRVADPQLEGRLARMGIFPGSQVELLDEEVALHTVRVRGPRGEILLGGGMGGKVVIHLDDGGMRPLTELSPGDTGHIEAVTAGESLTETLRALGLDDGDRIEMIRALPPMEYVAEVRGRGRVRLAEGMAAKILGRMGGLECQFANAQAGKDFMVTRLLGGGRAKRAIAALDISPGDVLRLEYVAKAPSYRLSGGDRVVLVSREGLRLFLRRDQAELLVVQTLNNEEKTP
- a CDS encoding Fur family transcriptional regulator, with protein sequence MAREVFLDYLREKGMSMTPQRATIVETFLETEGHFSSEQFFAKVRQADPAIGQATVYRTLKLLVDSGLAEAFNSGQGALLYEHGYGHAHHDHLICLRCGLKMEIVDQEIERRQELLARDHGFELTSHGMILYGFCPDCHGKE
- a CDS encoding heavy metal translocating P-type ATPase; amino-acid sequence: MGEKIAARPRLIHATSRRLRLRWSTLLHPALDPDYLEAWLEQLPGVTAARVNPRAACLVLTHDGRPGLLDDMRAALADVPAAAFSRPAPARPRRRLLDVAAHLATALALRLLPPGLGLAGAALLGVPAILRGLDILLTRGIKAPVLDMATIGFSLLRGDASAAAGISSMVVIGEYLRQTTEDRSNGLLKSLLAPPVERVRVERPDGREETVPFAEVREGDLVLCGPGETLAVDGVVERGRALLSTSAITGEAAPEEASEGRSVLSGSLVADGRLGVRASRDAGESSMARIAGFMKRTLAEKSPCERLSDRMADRLTLLTLGMGAALYAATGDAGRALSALTVDYVCSVKLPAPVVTKATMYAAAKRGVLVKSGTALDALARARVMVFDKTGTLTRGEPEVKDLRVLSGVDPNRLLLLAASAEERWGHPAGRALINAARKRGLALLPARDTDCAAAQGVAAVVDGVAVRAGSGLFLKQGGISCAPLEHWAGEMGRRGDSLVFVALDGRPAGVLGLRDGLRPEATGVLAGLRKRGVERIVVLTGDRKEAADALLGGLEGLDEVRAGLGPEDKARIVAGLRAEGRGVAVVGEGLNDAPALLAGDVGVCLAGQSGLTRESAGIVLLRQDLRGLLAARDLAVRAGNMLRGCFTTGLAVNTGLLLAAGAGRLSPVSAAALHNGNTFTLLGLAAWACGRDMNGG
- a CDS encoding Fur family transcriptional regulator, whose product is MEAREQLKEYLEANNLKLTPQREKILGVFLELPGPVSAEGLLAEVGGDENGISLSTLYRALGHMLRAGLARRIQLNSGTALYEAVDGCCCHLICERCGRRVAVSSPYLEGMQEVAARQEGFVLHRCRSQLVGLCPRCAAEAGKKN